The segment TGGTACGCCTCTTGGATGACGGCGTCGCGCTTGTCGATCGGAACGGTCGAGATCTTCGCGATCTCGAGAACGATCCGCTCGACCTCGTCCTGGCGCAGGAACTTGAAGATCGACGCCGCGAGCTCCAGCCCGATCGTGATCATCAGGATCGCGGCCTTCTCCGGCCCCGCCATGTCGGGGACGGCCGGCGCGTTGTACGAGCTCGCGTACGCGTCCGCGAACGACGACCCCATCACGTCGTCGCCAAGAGTCAGAATCGGCTTATCCGTAATCACGATGCTACTCCGCGAGCCAGAGTTTGACGAGCTTGGCGATGTTGTCGGGGTTCTCTTGAGCGACGGCGGTGACGTACTCGATCATCTGCTCGCGGGTGAGGTCCGCCGCCGAGCGGATCGGCGCGGCGATCGCCGGCGTCGTCCCGTCGAGCATCGGATGCTCTTCGAACGAGGGCAGCTCTTCGGCAAGCGTCGAGTCGAACGTCGGCAGCTCAGCGGTCGGGCGGAAGGCGCGGCGGCGCAGCGTCATCAGGCCGAAGCCGGCGCCGGCGAGCAGCGCGATCACCAGCAGCGCGATCAACGGCGCCGCCGGGAGGCCGAACACGGTCGTCGAGGTCACGCCGCGCGCGGCGCCGCCTTCGAGGCCGGGCGCGAACGGGATCGCTTCGACGGAGATCTGGTCGCCGCGCGCGGGATCGATCCCGGCGGCGGCGGCGACCGCGTTCTGAATCTTGCGCACGTCTGCGGCGGCGAGGACGTAGGCCGGCTGCGCGTTCGCGGCGGCGGTCGCCGGCAGCGCCGCGGCGCTCGGCACGTTGACGAGAACCGCGACGGAGAGACGCGTCACCTTGCCGGGCGCGTCGACGTGCTTCGTCAGCGCTTCGGTCACTTCGTAATTGGTCGTCGTCTTCGACTTGGAGTAGCGCCCGTTGGTCTGCTGCGTCTGCGTCCCTTGATAGGTCGGCACGACGTTGGTCGTCGTTCCGGGGACGCCGACCGCGGCGTTGCGCGGCCCGCCGCTGCCGTTGTAACTCTCGCGCTCGGACTGCGTGGAGCGGACCGTCCCTTGCGGCGCGAACGACTTCGTCTCGGTGGAGTTCGCGGCGAAATCCATCTGGGTCGCGACGCGGACCGCCGAGCGGTGCGCGCCGATCGTCGCGTCGAGCAGTCCTTGCAGCGACTGCTGCAGATCGGACTCGTAGCGCTCTTTCGCGACCAGCTGGTCTTGGGTGAGCCGCAGAGCGTTCGAGGCGTCGGCCAGCCCGCCGCCGTCTTCAGCGGAAGGCCGCAGGATCGTGCCGTTCTGGTCGACGATCGTGACCGCGTCGGGCTTGAGCCCTTCGACGGCGCCTGCGACGAGCTGCGTGATGCCGCGAACTTCCTGCGGCGAGAGCTGCATCCCGGGCTTCGTTTGAATCGCGACCGATGCGGTCGTCGGCTTCTGCGTGGTCGAGTAGAGCGAGGCTTCGGGGATCGCGATGTGCACGCGCGCCGACTGCACCGGGGTCAGCCCCGAGATCGTGCGCTGCAGCTCGCCTTCGGTCGCGCGCGTCTTGGCGATCTTCTCCTGGAAGTCGGTCATCCCGAGGTTGGTGCGGTCGAACAGCTCGAAGCCGGTCGAGCCGCCCGCTTTGACGATCCCTTGGCCGGCGAGCTGAACGCGCTGCTCGTAAACGGACTCGTGCGGGACCAGAATCGTCGTCCCGCCGTCGGCGAGCCGGTGCGGGATCTTCTCCGCGTCGAGCTTTTGGATGACCGCGTTCGCCTCGTCGG is part of the Candidatus Eremiobacterota bacterium genome and harbors:
- the fliF gene encoding flagellar M-ring protein FliF, yielding MDRLPPSIASFPVRARDWWSAQSGSSRIFFGAIGAVVVLAFVFFAAFRLRGPDYAVLFSNMQPDEANAVIQKLDAEKIPHRLADGGTTILVPHESVYEQRVQLAGQGIVKAGGSTGFELFDRTNLGMTDFQEKIAKTRATEGELQRTISGLTPVQSARVHIAIPEASLYSTTQKPTTASVAIQTKPGMQLSPQEVRGITQLVAGAVEGLKPDAVTIVDQNGTILRPSAEDGGGLADASNALRLTQDQLVAKERYESDLQQSLQGLLDATIGAHRSAVRVATQMDFAANSTETKSFAPQGTVRSTQSERESYNGSGGPRNAAVGVPGTTTNVVPTYQGTQTQQTNGRYSKSKTTTNYEVTEALTKHVDAPGKVTRLSVAVLVNVPSAAALPATAAANAQPAYVLAAADVRKIQNAVAAAAGIDPARGDQISVEAIPFAPGLEGGAARGVTSTTVFGLPAAPLIALLVIALLAGAGFGLMTLRRRAFRPTAELPTFDSTLAEELPSFEEHPMLDGTTPAIAAPIRSAADLTREQMIEYVTAVAQENPDNIAKLVKLWLAE